Proteins encoded together in one Bacteroides ovatus window:
- a CDS encoding DUF6340 family protein — protein MAKSYSLVFIVLFLLTLGSCQSLEQIPIDYLQPADLSFPPQLRKVAIVNNTSDAPDNKLITETEKIKEGTPLISRATAYANGDPKTATESLAEEIAQQNYFDEVVICDSALRANDKLARESTLSQEEVRQLTSNLGVDFIIALENLQLKATKTVRYLDEFNCFQGAVDVKVYPTVKVYLPERSRPMTTLHPNDSIFWEEFGGTAIEAATRMIPDKQMLEEAAAFAGTVPVKNIVPIWKKGTRYLYTGGSVPMRDAAIYVRENSWDDAYELWRQAFEGTKNQKKKMRAALNIAVYYEMKDSLAKAEEWAEKAQQLAKKIDKKNITDSPQATIDDVPNYYLTTLYLAELKERNAQLPKLKLQMSRFNDDF, from the coding sequence ATGGCAAAATCTTATTCACTGGTTTTCATCGTTTTATTCCTGCTGACTCTGGGTAGCTGTCAGAGTCTGGAACAGATCCCCATTGATTATCTGCAACCTGCCGACTTGAGCTTTCCTCCGCAACTCCGGAAAGTAGCTATTGTGAATAACACCAGCGACGCCCCGGATAATAAACTGATAACAGAGACTGAAAAAATTAAAGAAGGTACACCATTGATAAGTCGTGCAACAGCTTATGCCAATGGAGATCCTAAGACAGCCACTGAATCACTGGCAGAAGAAATAGCACAGCAGAACTACTTCGATGAGGTGGTTATCTGTGATTCTGCCTTACGCGCCAATGATAAACTGGCCCGCGAAAGTACATTGAGCCAGGAGGAAGTGCGTCAACTGACTTCTAACCTGGGAGTGGACTTTATTATTGCACTGGAAAACCTGCAACTCAAAGCAACAAAGACTGTCCGTTATCTGGATGAGTTCAACTGCTTTCAAGGAGCGGTAGACGTGAAAGTTTATCCCACGGTGAAAGTTTATCTTCCCGAACGTAGCAGACCGATGACTACGCTCCATCCTAATGATAGCATTTTTTGGGAGGAGTTTGGAGGTACAGCCATAGAAGCCGCCACTCGCATGATTCCCGACAAGCAGATGCTGGAAGAAGCGGCAGCATTCGCGGGAACGGTTCCGGTGAAAAATATTGTCCCTATTTGGAAAAAAGGAACACGGTATCTTTATACTGGTGGTTCGGTTCCTATGCGTGACGCTGCCATTTATGTACGCGAAAATTCATGGGACGACGCATACGAACTTTGGCGTCAGGCTTTCGAAGGTACCAAGAACCAAAAGAAAAAAATGCGGGCAGCTCTCAACATTGCTGTTTACTACGAAATGAAAGATAGTTTGGCTAAAGCAGAAGAATGGGCAGAAAAGGCACAACAACTAGCTAAAAAAATAGATAAAAAGAACATCACAGATAGCCCTCAAGCTACCATTGATGATGTGCCGAATTATTATCTTACTACTTTGTATTTAGCTGAACTAAAGGAGAGAAATGCTCAATTACCCAAGTTAAAATTGCAAATGAGCCGATTTAATGATGATTTTTAA
- a CDS encoding RagB/SusD family nutrient uptake outer membrane protein codes for MRRNILIIISFLTLLVSSGCTNLDEKWYSEVTPDTYFTSKETVYSFLVRSFTHWRWFHGFDRAILQECTTDEMCVTQKGIHYNDVRYSQLQHHDWTPLHPNNEETWRGVGMGVAMALACKEDLSGVDYVSLGMTEELKADHQMQLQTLVAYFYLRGLDFYGGMPIYRRSTTEEVPRSTARETFNYVEELLLAAIPKLEKKRADMLEEGYLRQGTAAALLAQLYFNAEVYMGENRFAECAQVCQDLLDGKYGYYELEEDWFGPFTFDNNKSKEVMWSVQSQYAKGTLFQWQFERYNHYNAKNYFDLSGYSSTNGMHLQPSLKPNGDPYTDKLGRPFAKFNNKDLRKKLYLYKGNGKYEGMFLYGKLQRTSRSGTEVKCTGLYEYPGEVLEFVDQVAQFKKVKDGEYSSVNELPSNISTGEENSGIRLCKLPVPDNIDKTIAFNPDYPVIRFAEIYYMLAECKYRSGYKKEAANLFNEVRKRNFENKADPDPVTETNIDKYRILDEWMVEFLGEQRRRTDLRRWGLYTTGSWWDHKPTNDDHYELFPIPEKSISVSNVLKQNPGYGGGNEMTKEEAGIYSVKQID; via the coding sequence ATGAGACGAAATATTTTAATCATTATCTCCTTCCTCACCCTTCTGGTGTCATCCGGTTGTACAAATCTGGATGAGAAGTGGTATTCCGAAGTCACTCCGGACACTTATTTCACGTCTAAGGAAACTGTTTATTCTTTCTTGGTACGCTCTTTCACACATTGGCGTTGGTTTCACGGATTCGACCGTGCCATTCTTCAAGAATGTACAACAGATGAGATGTGTGTCACACAAAAAGGAATACATTACAATGATGTCAGATATTCCCAACTGCAGCATCACGACTGGACACCTCTTCACCCCAACAACGAAGAAACCTGGCGTGGGGTAGGCATGGGAGTGGCAATGGCTTTAGCTTGTAAGGAAGACTTATCCGGTGTGGATTATGTATCACTGGGCATGACGGAAGAATTGAAAGCAGATCATCAGATGCAACTTCAGACATTGGTTGCCTATTTTTATCTGCGGGGACTTGATTTCTATGGGGGTATGCCTATTTACCGGCGCTCTACTACCGAGGAAGTTCCACGTTCCACTGCACGCGAAACCTTTAATTATGTGGAAGAACTGTTGCTTGCCGCTATTCCCAAATTAGAGAAAAAAAGAGCAGATATGCTGGAAGAAGGCTATTTACGTCAAGGAACTGCCGCCGCCCTTCTTGCTCAGTTATATTTTAATGCGGAAGTCTACATGGGAGAGAACCGTTTTGCTGAATGTGCGCAGGTCTGCCAGGATCTATTAGATGGCAAATACGGTTATTACGAATTGGAGGAAGACTGGTTCGGTCCTTTCACTTTCGACAATAATAAATCTAAGGAAGTAATGTGGTCTGTTCAGTCGCAATATGCAAAAGGCACTTTGTTTCAATGGCAGTTCGAACGCTATAATCATTATAATGCAAAGAACTATTTTGATCTAAGCGGCTATTCTTCTACTAATGGTATGCATCTTCAGCCGTCTCTTAAACCCAATGGCGATCCCTATACGGATAAGCTTGGGCGACCTTTTGCCAAGTTCAATAATAAAGATCTTCGTAAAAAATTGTACTTGTATAAAGGGAATGGGAAATACGAAGGAATGTTCCTTTATGGAAAATTACAGCGTACATCAAGAAGTGGCACAGAGGTGAAGTGTACGGGACTGTACGAATATCCGGGTGAGGTTCTTGAATTTGTCGATCAGGTGGCACAATTCAAGAAAGTGAAAGACGGAGAATATTCTTCAGTGAATGAGCTTCCCTCCAATATAAGTACCGGGGAAGAGAATTCCGGAATACGTTTGTGCAAACTACCGGTTCCCGACAATATCGACAAAACCATTGCTTTTAATCCGGATTATCCGGTTATTCGTTTTGCTGAAATCTATTATATGCTTGCTGAATGTAAATATAGAAGCGGCTATAAAAAAGAAGCAGCCAATCTTTTCAATGAAGTGCGTAAACGCAATTTCGAGAATAAAGCCGATCCTGATCCGGTGACCGAAACGAATATCGACAAGTACCGGATTCTTGATGAGTGGATGGTCGAGTTTCTGGGTGAACAGCGTCGTCGTACCGATCTTCGTCGTTGGGGGTTGTATACAACAGGTTCCTGGTGGGATCATAAACCTACTAACGACGATCATTATGAGCTTTTTCCTATTCCGGAAAAGTCAATTTCTGTCAGTAATGTCTTGAAGCAAAATCCGGGATACGGAGGCGGCAATGAAATGACTAAAGAAGAAGCCGGTATCTATAGTGTGAAACAAATCGATTAA
- a CDS encoding DUF5689 domain-containing protein, with protein sequence MNMKIKDSIVWTAFLAVMAIIMFPSCSDEHEAVILEITNNEIILQAEGDPVQVEVKSNTEWRIDFVESTWFSTDIRGAQSSRTYFTVTYDENISDSERFCDIRVFTKDGKTADVIKIKQLSRYPFIVPASDKMELFTKGGEYEMEISTNVPETDIVITPTVNWVQEYRISDGKLYFNTETNSQSPRTGSIVLSYDDQYQRKVTATINLSQAYSEYANAELVSYPTVHGYAVGGITNNVYVEGTIVANGTSKNFPSNRYVIQNEAGETVVFESESLITFAQFAKVSLCLKDGMIREESEGSFTYRLISGITAAHVISSELSTFTIPERTIAELTDNMVFSLVTLKDVEIASPVGAFTNFKTTDPGAADRKINKNYWVEKFPAYYRYYPTCIRDKNGSNTYMLTAFEAPYAHETLPKGSGSITGMVAKVKLTNFDISESRLCILPLNREDINISDINEITSVLVEWDCNVPDWKEIGSSTFTDYHPTGGEASQANALLSKDGNKYFQQTYADYILGFQDDFRGDVNLNTTDGYYGRMRGGAFNSKPWSTSSYFYVDKISTVGISTSLSLQVEMNASWGGGPVAVVEYAYSMNGEWIKVDNSEFTILGQFDRTAAGGQTEKNIPGYKVYDFKLPDALLNRDNICIRLRPVRLPAGVSSFMPLRLANISIKYNK encoded by the coding sequence ATGAACATGAAAATTAAAGATTCAATAGTCTGGACAGCTTTTCTGGCTGTGATGGCAATCATAATGTTTCCGTCATGCTCTGACGAACATGAAGCCGTTATATTGGAAATAACAAATAATGAGATTATTCTTCAGGCGGAAGGTGATCCGGTTCAGGTGGAGGTGAAGTCCAATACCGAGTGGCGAATTGATTTTGTAGAATCAACCTGGTTCTCTACGGATATACGTGGAGCCCAGTCATCAAGAACTTATTTCACTGTGACTTATGATGAGAATATCAGTGATTCCGAACGTTTCTGTGATATTCGTGTGTTTACGAAAGATGGTAAGACTGCGGATGTAATCAAGATAAAACAATTATCCCGTTATCCATTTATTGTTCCTGCCAGTGATAAGATGGAGCTGTTTACTAAAGGAGGTGAATATGAAATGGAAATCTCTACCAATGTGCCCGAAACGGATATCGTTATTACGCCAACGGTGAACTGGGTGCAGGAGTATAGGATAAGTGATGGAAAGCTTTATTTTAATACGGAAACAAATTCGCAATCACCCCGTACAGGAAGTATTGTGTTGAGTTATGACGATCAGTACCAGCGTAAGGTCACGGCTACCATTAATCTCTCGCAAGCATATTCTGAATATGCGAATGCGGAACTTGTCAGTTATCCAACCGTACATGGTTATGCTGTCGGTGGAATTACTAACAATGTATATGTTGAAGGAACCATCGTAGCCAATGGCACTTCGAAGAACTTCCCGAGCAATCGCTATGTCATTCAGAATGAGGCAGGAGAGACAGTTGTGTTTGAGTCCGAATCTTTAATTACGTTTGCACAATTTGCCAAAGTGTCATTGTGTCTGAAAGATGGAATGATAAGAGAAGAATCAGAGGGTAGCTTTACTTATAGACTGATTAGCGGTATCACTGCTGCCCACGTAATCAGCTCGGAACTTTCTACCTTCACAATTCCTGAAAGAACGATTGCTGAACTTACGGATAATATGGTATTTAGTCTTGTGACCCTGAAAGATGTCGAGATTGCATCTCCGGTAGGTGCATTCACTAATTTCAAGACTACTGACCCGGGAGCTGCCGATCGTAAGATTAATAAAAACTATTGGGTAGAAAAGTTCCCTGCATATTACAGATACTATCCGACCTGTATAAGAGATAAAAACGGTTCTAATACATATATGCTTACTGCGTTTGAAGCTCCTTATGCTCACGAAACACTTCCTAAAGGTTCGGGAAGCATAACAGGAATGGTGGCGAAAGTGAAACTTACAAATTTCGACATCTCTGAAAGCCGGTTATGTATTCTTCCGCTTAACAGAGAAGATATTAACATCAGTGATATAAACGAGATCACTTCTGTGCTTGTAGAATGGGATTGTAATGTACCCGATTGGAAAGAAATAGGCTCTTCTACTTTTACGGATTACCATCCTACGGGTGGCGAGGCATCGCAGGCGAATGCTCTTCTTAGCAAAGACGGAAATAAATATTTCCAGCAAACCTATGCAGACTACATTCTGGGATTCCAGGATGATTTCAGAGGAGATGTTAACCTTAACACGACCGATGGATACTATGGTCGTATGCGAGGCGGTGCTTTTAATAGTAAACCGTGGTCTACAAGTTCATATTTCTACGTAGACAAAATATCGACAGTAGGTATTTCTACATCCTTGTCTCTTCAGGTTGAAATGAATGCAAGTTGGGGAGGTGGCCCTGTTGCAGTGGTTGAATATGCTTATTCGATGAATGGTGAATGGATTAAAGTAGATAATTCAGAGTTTACCATTCTGGGACAGTTTGATAGAACGGCTGCAGGTGGACAGACGGAGAAGAACATTCCTGGTTATAAAGTCTATGACTTTAAGTTGCCGGATGCCTTATTGAACCGTGATAATATTTGCATCAGATTGCGACCGGTCAGACTCCCGGCAGGGGTATCCAGCTTCATGCCGCTTAGACTTGCTAATATCTCAATCAAATACAACAAATAA
- a CDS encoding ComEC/Rec2 family competence protein has product MNSKIFFLGAIMLLPTFASCQQEKPFPDDAVDKVYEYLPEWQAGYLDIHQISTGRGNAAYLIFPDGTTMLLDAGDLGVHSGTQEIMKAVPNDSKRPAEWIAQYIKHFSLPLKNNGALDYALLTHFDTDHIGQNGKLAIEKVGLDYKLTGITHVGNLLNISTLIDRGYPTYDYPTAAKVSGAHISNYKLYVAARDREGKKNEGFVIGSNSQIKLLKDPGSYPTFEVRNIVGNGKIWTGSGTTAKELVPSTASSSEQLNENRCSCGIRITYGNFDYFSAGDILGVEKAPEWFDIETPVARLLGETDVVVANHHAYSDAMCDTYISQVKPQVYVIPVWDYYHPQPATLSRMLSQTLYPGERSVFAAGMVDSNRSRLGEDGLKIKPAGHVVTRVYPGGEKFQIFVLNDRNEAYEILYKTGEIKSNN; this is encoded by the coding sequence ATGAATAGCAAGATATTTTTTTTAGGAGCCATCATGTTGCTGCCTACATTCGCAAGTTGCCAACAAGAAAAGCCTTTTCCTGATGATGCAGTAGATAAAGTGTATGAATACCTTCCGGAGTGGCAGGCAGGTTATTTGGATATTCATCAGATTAGTACCGGAAGAGGTAATGCAGCCTATCTTATTTTTCCGGATGGGACTACCATGTTATTGGATGCAGGAGATTTAGGAGTACATTCAGGCACACAGGAAATTATGAAAGCAGTGCCTAATGATTCTAAGCGGCCTGCCGAATGGATTGCTCAATATATAAAACATTTCTCATTGCCATTAAAAAATAACGGAGCACTTGATTATGCCTTGCTCACTCACTTTGATACGGACCATATCGGACAGAATGGAAAACTGGCAATCGAAAAAGTAGGACTGGATTACAAACTTACCGGAATCACTCATGTTGGTAATCTTCTCAATATTTCCACTTTGATAGATCGTGGTTATCCTACTTATGATTATCCGACAGCAGCTAAAGTCTCTGGTGCTCATATCTCAAACTATAAATTATATGTTGCCGCTCGTGACAGGGAAGGTAAAAAGAATGAGGGATTTGTAATAGGAAGCAATAGTCAGATCAAACTCTTGAAAGATCCGGGCTCTTATCCTACATTCGAAGTACGTAATATCGTGGGTAATGGTAAAATTTGGACAGGTAGCGGAACAACAGCCAAAGAGCTTGTGCCTTCTACAGCCTCTTCAAGTGAACAGTTGAACGAAAACCGTTGCAGTTGTGGAATTCGTATCACATACGGTAATTTTGATTATTTCTCCGCAGGAGATATTCTGGGCGTAGAAAAAGCACCGGAATGGTTTGATATAGAAACGCCGGTAGCCAGATTGCTCGGTGAGACGGATGTGGTTGTTGCCAATCATCACGCTTATTCTGATGCTATGTGCGATACCTACATTTCCCAAGTGAAACCACAAGTCTATGTAATTCCCGTATGGGATTACTATCACCCTCAACCGGCAACGTTGAGCCGGATGCTGTCTCAAACTCTTTATCCTGGTGAACGGTCGGTTTTTGCTGCCGGTATGGTAGACAGTAACAGGAGCAGACTGGGTGAAGACGGCTTGAAGATAAAGCCTGCCGGACATGTTGTTACGCGTGTTTATCCGGGTGGAGAGAAGTTTCAGATCTTTGTATTAAATGATCGGAATGAAGCTTATGAGATACTATATAAAACAGGTGAGATTAAATCTAATAATTGA
- the secA gene encoding preprotein translocase subunit SecA: MGFNEFLSSVFGNKSTRDMKEIKPWVEKIKAAYPEIEKLDNDALRAKTEELKKYIHESATAERAKVEELKASIETLELEDREEVFAQIDKTEKEILEKYEKALDEVLPVAFSIVKATAKRFTENEEIVVTATDFDRQLAATKDFVRIEGDKAIYQNHWVAGGNDTLWNMVHYDVQLFGGVVLHKGKIAEMATGEGKTLVATLPVFLNALTGNGVHVVTVNDYLAKRDSEWMGPLYMFHGLSVDCIDRHQPNSDARRQAYLADITFGTNNEFGFDYLRDNMAISPKDLVQRQHNYAIVDEVDSVLIDDARTPLIISGPVPKGDDQLFEQLRPLVERLVEAQKVLATKYLSEAKKLIASNDKKEVEEGFLALYRSHKALPKNKALIKFLSEQGIKAGMLKTEEIYMEQNNKRMHEVTDPLYFVIDEKLNSVDLTDKGVDLITGNSEDPTLFVLPDIAGQLSELENLNLTNEQLLEKKDELLTNYAIKSERVHTINQLLKAYTMFEKDDEYVVIDGQVKIVDEQTGRIMEGRRYSDGLHQAIEAKERVKVEAATQTFATITLQNYFRMYHKLSGMTGTAETEAGELWDIYKLDVVVIPTNRPIARKDMNDRVYKTKREKYKAVIEEIEKLVQAGRPVLVGTTSVEISEMLSKMLTMRKIEHKVLNAKLHQKEADIVATAGLSGTVTIATNMAGRGTDIKLSPEVKAAGGLAIIGTERHESRRVDRQLRGRAGRQGDPGSSVFFVSLEDDLMRLFSSDRIASVMDKLGFQEGEMIEHKMISNSIERAQKKVEENNFGIRKRLLEYDDVMNKQRTVVYTKRRHALMGERIGMDIVNMIWDRCANAIENNDYEGCQMELLQTLAMETPFTEEEFRNEKKEKLAEKTFNIAMDNFKRKTERLAQIANPVIKQVYENQGHMYENILIPITDGKRMYNISCNLKAAYESESKEVVKSFEKSILLHVIDEAWKENLRELDELKHSVQNASYEQKDPLLIYKLESVTLFDAMVNKINNQTISILMRGQIPVQEAPDESAARRVEVRQAAPEQRQDMSKYRENKENLSDPNQQAAASQDTREQQKREPIRAEKTVGRNDPCPCGSGKKYKNCHGKNL, from the coding sequence ATGGGATTTAATGAATTTTTAAGCTCGGTTTTCGGAAACAAATCCACACGAGACATGAAAGAAATCAAGCCCTGGGTGGAAAAGATCAAAGCTGCTTACCCGGAGATTGAAAAACTAGACAACGACGCCCTCCGTGCCAAAACGGAAGAACTCAAAAAATATATCCATGAATCGGCTACTGCTGAACGTGCGAAGGTGGAAGAGTTGAAGGCAAGCATTGAAACTCTCGAACTGGAAGACCGCGAAGAAGTCTTCGCACAAATCGATAAGACAGAAAAAGAAATTCTGGAAAAATATGAAAAAGCACTGGACGAAGTACTGCCTGTTGCTTTTTCTATCGTAAAGGCTACTGCCAAACGTTTTACAGAAAATGAAGAAATCGTCGTAACGGCTACCGACTTCGACCGTCAACTGGCTGCTACAAAAGATTTCGTACGCATCGAAGGCGACAAGGCCATCTATCAGAATCACTGGGTAGCCGGTGGTAACGACACATTGTGGAACATGGTTCACTACGATGTACAGCTCTTTGGTGGTGTCGTTCTGCATAAAGGTAAGATTGCGGAAATGGCAACCGGTGAAGGTAAAACATTGGTAGCTACACTCCCGGTATTCCTCAACGCATTGACCGGAAACGGCGTACACGTAGTTACCGTGAATGATTACCTCGCCAAACGTGACTCCGAATGGATGGGTCCTCTTTATATGTTCCACGGTTTGAGCGTAGATTGTATCGACCGTCATCAGCCGAACTCCGACGCACGTCGTCAGGCATATCTGGCAGATATCACTTTTGGTACAAACAATGAATTCGGTTTCGACTACCTGCGTGACAACATGGCTATCAGCCCGAAAGACCTTGTACAACGTCAGCACAATTATGCCATCGTCGATGAGGTCGACTCGGTATTAATTGACGACGCACGTACTCCGTTGATTATCTCCGGTCCTGTACCCAAAGGCGATGACCAGTTGTTCGAGCAACTCCGTCCGCTAGTGGAACGTCTGGTAGAGGCACAAAAGGTACTGGCTACCAAATATCTTTCCGAAGCAAAAAAACTGATCGCATCCAACGATAAGAAAGAGGTGGAAGAAGGATTCCTCGCTTTATACCGCAGCCACAAGGCATTGCCGAAAAACAAGGCTTTGATTAAGTTCCTTAGTGAACAGGGTATCAAGGCAGGTATGCTCAAGACGGAAGAGATCTACATGGAACAGAACAACAAGCGTATGCATGAAGTGACTGATCCGCTGTACTTCGTAATTGACGAAAAACTGAATAGCGTAGACCTGACAGATAAGGGTGTAGACCTGATTACCGGTAACTCTGAAGACCCGACATTATTCGTGCTTCCGGACATCGCCGGACAACTTTCGGAATTGGAAAACCTGAATCTGACCAACGAACAACTGCTTGAAAAGAAAGATGAACTTCTGACAAACTATGCCATCAAATCGGAACGTGTACACACCATCAACCAGCTGTTGAAGGCTTACACCATGTTCGAGAAAGATGATGAATATGTAGTGATCGACGGACAGGTGAAGATCGTAGACGAGCAGACAGGCCGTATCATGGAAGGTCGCCGCTACTCTGACGGATTGCACCAGGCTATCGAAGCCAAGGAACGTGTGAAAGTGGAAGCTGCTACGCAGACCTTTGCAACAATTACTTTGCAAAACTACTTCCGTATGTATCACAAACTGTCCGGTATGACCGGTACTGCTGAAACGGAAGCAGGCGAACTTTGGGATATCTACAAATTGGACGTAGTCGTGATCCCGACCAACCGTCCGATTGCAAGAAAGGATATGAACGACCGCGTTTACAAGACGAAACGCGAAAAGTATAAAGCTGTTATCGAGGAAATCGAAAAATTGGTTCAAGCAGGACGTCCGGTATTGGTGGGTACTACTTCGGTAGAAATCTCCGAAATGTTGAGCAAGATGCTTACCATGCGTAAGATTGAGCACAAGGTATTGAACGCCAAACTGCACCAGAAAGAAGCGGACATCGTTGCTACCGCCGGTTTAAGCGGAACAGTAACCATTGCTACCAATATGGCTGGTCGTGGTACCGACATCAAGTTAAGTCCGGAAGTGAAGGCTGCGGGCGGTTTGGCAATTATCGGTACGGAACGTCACGAATCCCGTCGTGTAGACCGCCAGTTGCGTGGTCGTGCAGGACGTCAGGGTGACCCGGGTTCTTCTGTATTCTTCGTATCACTGGAAGACGATTTGATGCGTCTGTTCTCTTCTGACCGTATTGCCAGTGTAATGGACAAGCTCGGTTTCCAGGAAGGCGAAATGATCGAACACAAGATGATTTCCAACTCCATCGAACGTGCACAGAAGAAAGTGGAAGAAAACAACTTCGGTATTCGTAAACGTCTGTTGGAATATGACGACGTAATGAACAAGCAACGTACAGTGGTTTACACCAAACGTCGCCACGCTTTGATGGGTGAACGTATCGGTATGGACATCGTGAACATGATCTGGGACCGTTGTGCCAATGCTATCGAAAACAATGATTATGAAGGCTGCCAAATGGAACTGCTTCAGACATTAGCAATGGAAACTCCGTTCACTGAAGAAGAATTCCGTAACGAGAAAAAAGAAAAGTTGGCCGAAAAGACTTTCAACATTGCGATGGATAACTTCAAACGCAAAACTGAACGTCTGGCACAGATCGCTAACCCGGTTATCAAACAGGTATATGAAAACCAGGGACACATGTACGAAAACATCCTGATTCCTATTACAGACGGTAAACGGATGTATAATATCTCTTGTAACCTGAAAGCGGCTTACGAATCGGAATCTAAAGAAGTGGTGAAGTCGTTCGAGAAATCAATCTTGCTCCACGTAATCGACGAAGCATGGAAAGAAAACTTGCGCGAACTGGACGAACTGAAACATTCCGTACAGAATGCAAGCTACGAGCAGAAAGACCCGCTATTGATTTATAAACTGGAATCTGTGACTTTGTTTGACGCTATGGTGAACAAGATCAATAACCAGACTATATCTATTTTGATGCGTGGACAAATTCCTGTACAGGAAGCTCCGGATGAATCAGCTGCACGCCGTGTAGAAGTGCGTCAGGCTGCTCCTGAACAACGCCAGGATATGAGCAAGTATCGCGAAAACAAAGAAAATTTGAGTGATCCGAACCAGCAGGCTGCTGCAAGTCAGGATACTCGTGAACAGCAGAAACGTGAACCGATTCGTGCAGAGAAGACAGTAGGTCGTAACGATCCTTGTCCATGCGGAAGCGGGAAAAAGTATAAAAACTGCCACGGAAAGAACCTTTGA
- a CDS encoding alkaline phosphatase family protein: MKGLLTSLITVLTFTGLQAQSLPAAPKLVVGLTIDQLRTDYLEAFSSLYGEKGFKRLWKEGRVFHNAEYTFCGIDRASAIAAIYSGTTPSMNGIISQRWMDASTLRPVNSTDDTAFMGYYTDQTVAPTKLLTSTIADELKIATQGKGLVYAIAPDCDAALFAAGHAGNAAFWLNPNTGKWSGTTYYGEFPWWASQYNDRQAIDFRIAGMTWEPIFPRGMYTFLPDWRDMLFKYKFDDDRSNKYRRFIASPFVNDEVNALAEEALNKSSIGMDDITDLLALTYYAGNYAHKSVQECAMEIQDTYVRLDRSIADLLEVLDKKVGLQNVLIFVTSTGYIDSESPDSGLYKVPGGEFYLNRCAALLNMYLMATYGEGKYVEAHHNQQIYLNHKLLEKKELNLAEIQQKSAEFLMQFSGVNEAYSANRLLLGSWTPEIYKIRNGYHRKRSGDLVIDVLPGWTIVNENGGDNKVVRHSYIPSPLIFMGHSVKPAIIQTPVTIDHIAPTLAHFMRIRAPNACTSAPITDLR; the protein is encoded by the coding sequence ATGAAAGGACTACTAACTTCCCTCATCACCGTACTGACTTTCACCGGGCTACAAGCCCAGTCACTGCCTGCCGCCCCTAAATTAGTGGTAGGGTTGACGATTGACCAATTACGTACGGACTATCTGGAAGCATTTTCGTCACTCTACGGCGAGAAAGGCTTCAAACGTCTTTGGAAAGAGGGAAGAGTGTTCCATAACGCCGAATATACCTTCTGCGGTATAGACCGCGCTTCTGCCATAGCGGCTATTTATAGCGGTACGACGCCTTCCATGAACGGAATTATTTCTCAACGCTGGATGGATGCCTCTACCCTTCGCCCCGTCAACAGCACAGACGACACGGCATTTATGGGGTATTACACCGACCAGACTGTCGCCCCCACCAAACTACTGACTTCAACCATTGCCGACGAGCTGAAAATAGCGACACAAGGCAAAGGACTCGTATATGCCATTGCACCTGATTGCGATGCCGCACTTTTTGCAGCCGGACATGCCGGAAACGCTGCTTTCTGGCTCAATCCCAACACCGGAAAATGGAGTGGAACCACCTATTATGGAGAGTTTCCGTGGTGGGCAAGCCAATATAACGACCGTCAAGCGATCGATTTCCGTATTGCCGGTATGACATGGGAACCCATATTTCCCCGGGGCATGTACACTTTCCTGCCAGATTGGCGGGATATGCTCTTCAAATATAAATTTGATGATGACCGCAGTAATAAATACCGCCGCTTCATCGCCAGCCCTTTTGTGAATGATGAAGTGAATGCGCTTGCCGAAGAAGCATTGAACAAAAGCTCCATCGGCATGGATGACATTACTGACTTATTGGCACTCACTTATTATGCTGGAAACTATGCGCACAAATCCGTACAGGAATGTGCTATGGAAATACAAGACACCTACGTGCGTCTTGACCGCAGCATTGCCGACCTGCTCGAAGTTCTTGATAAGAAAGTAGGACTACAAAATGTACTTATTTTCGTCACTTCCACCGGATATATAGACAGCGAATCGCCTGATTCGGGATTGTACAAAGTGCCCGGCGGAGAGTTTTACCTCAACCGTTGTGCGGCTCTATTGAATATGTACCTGATGGCTACGTATGGCGAAGGAAAGTATGTGGAAGCTCACCATAACCAGCAGATTTATCTGAATCATAAGTTATTGGAAAAGAAAGAACTGAATCTGGCAGAGATCCAACAAAAGTCAGCAGAATTCCTGATGCAGTTCAGCGGAGTGAACGAAGCCTATTCGGCTAACCGGCTATTGCTGGGTTCATGGACTCCGGAAATCTACAAAATACGTAACGGCTACCACCGCAAACGTTCGGGTGACCTCGTAATCGACGTCCTCCCCGGATGGACTATCGTCAACGAGAACGGCGGCGACAACAAGGTGGTACGTCATTCCTATATTCCCTCACCGCTGATTTTCATGGGACATTCCGTGAAACCGGCCATTATCCAGACACCTGTAACCATCGACCATATTGCGCCTACACTGGCACATTTTATGCGCATCCGGGCTCCCAACGCCTGTACTTCTGCTCCTATTACCGACCTGCGGTAA